One part of the Carassius gibelio isolate Cgi1373 ecotype wild population from Czech Republic chromosome B6, carGib1.2-hapl.c, whole genome shotgun sequence genome encodes these proteins:
- the LOC127959914 gene encoding keratin, type II cytoskeletal 8-like yields the protein MLHSKKTVKSFSSVSLVSMSKTRRTPLTRSGMVFREGWGSSPALFPPIKAVRVNESLLEPLNLEIDPDIHSIRIQEKEEIKALNNRFASFINKVCFLERQNKMLETKWSLLQEQTSRQTKPDIKFESYIAMLRRQLDALGNEKVRLESGQRDMISLVEDFKSKYEDEINKRIDSDNKFVLLKKDADEAYLNKVKLECKWDSLTDEIKFLCQIYEADRHELLTQIKDTSVVVEMDNSRNLDMDAIVADVRAQYEDIANRSRAEAESWYKHKYEKMQLTVTKHGDDLKNSKAEIAEYNQRIARIHSEMELVKGQHLNHEAQIKEAEKRGELAVKDAKLRLQELEAALLRAKQDMARQVREYQSLLNIKLALDIEIATYRKLLEGEESRLHGSFKTHTISNPHSLNYDLESSRLTSSSSQSIGKKTGLVMQDVKGDSARSLSSSTATMTKSTKTTIFTSEKLIAMEGSVQLMDMSADEQEEDVFE from the exons ATGCTGCACTCCAAGAAAACCGTGAAGTCCTTCAGCAGTGTCTCTTTAGTAAGTATGAGCAAAACTAGGAGGACCCCCCTCACCCGTTCAGGGATGGTTTTTCGAGAAGGATGGGGATCCAGTCCAGCCTTATTCCCTCCAATTAAAGCTGTAAGGGTCAATGAAAGTCTTCTGGAACCCCTGAACTTAGAGATTGACCCAGACATCCATTCCATCAGGATTCAGGAGAAAGAGGAAATCAAGGCACTCAACAACCGCTTTGCTTCATTCATTAATAAA gtGTGCTTCCTGGAACGGCAAAACAAGATGCTGGAGACTAAGTGGTCTCTCCTGCAGGAACAAACAAGCCGCCAAACCAAACCTGATATTAAGTTTGAGTCCTACATTGCTATGCTGCGCAGACAGCTGGATGCTCTAGGCAATGAAAAAGTGCGTCTGGAGTCTGGCCAGCGGGACATGATCAGCCTGGTAGAAGACTTCAAGAGCAA GTATGAAGATGAAATTAACAAACGGATTGACTCTGACAACAAATTTGTGCTCCTTAAAAAG GATGCTGATGAGGCTTATCTGAATAAAGTGAAACTGGAATGTAAATGGGACAGCCTAACAGATGAGATCAAGTTTCTTTGTCAGATTTACGAGGCG GATCGCCATGAGCTCCTGACTCAGATCAAGGACACATCAGTTGTTGTAGAGATGGACAACAGCCGAAACTTGGACATGGACGCCATTGTGGCTGACGTTCGTGCTCAGTATGAGGACATCGCCAACCGAAGCCGTGCCGAAGCAGAGAGCTGGTACAAACATAAG TATGAAAAAATGCAGTTGACGGTAACCAAACATGGGGATGACCTGAAAAACTCAAAGGCTGAAATCGCAGAGTACAATCAAAGAATTGCACGTATACACTCTGAGATGGAACTTGTTAAGGGACAG CATTTAAACCATGAGGCGCAGATCAAAGAGGCAGAAAAACGAGGTGAACTAGCTGTGAAAGATGCAAAACTGCGTCTGCAGGAGCTGGAAGCAGCTCTTCTCAGAGCTAAACAGGATATGGCTCGTCAGGTGCGTGAGTACCAGTCACTGTTGAACATCAAACTGGCTCTGGACATAGAGATCGCCACCTATAGGAAACTCCTGGAAGGAGAAGAGAGCAG ACTGCATGGTTCATTCAAGACTCACACCATCTCTAATCCACACT CCTTGAACTATGACCTTGAAAGCAGCCGCCTTACAAGTTCCTCATCCCAAAGTATTGGCAAGAAAACAGGCCTGGTTATGCAGGACGTTAAGGGTGACAGTGCTAGAAGCCTCAGCAGTAGCACTGCCACCATGACCAAAAGCACAAAGACCACCATCTTCACCAGTGAGAAACTCATAGCTATGGAAGGAAGTGTGCAACTGATGGATATGTCTGCAGACGAACAAGAGGAGGATGTTTTTGAATAA
- the LOC127959249 gene encoding intermediate filament protein ON3, translated as MSSTRSFSYSIGGGAGSGGSIRKSYSSQSAYAVPVGSSRVSVSSVRRSGVGAGPGFGAGFGSGGGNYGFSSSSSMSGGYGGSFGGSGGFIPPPITAVTVNQSLLAPLNLEIDPTIQAVRTQEKDQIKTLNNRFASFIDKVRFLEQQNKMLETKWSLLQEQTTTRSNIDAMFEAYISNLRRQLDGLGNEKMKLEGELRNMQGMVEDFKNKYEDEINKRASVENEFVLLKKDVDAAYMNKVELEAKVDALQDEINFLRAVYEAELRELQSQIKDTSVVVEMDNSRNLDMDAIVAEVRAQYEDIANRSRAEAESWYKQKFEEMQSSAGQYGEDLRSTKAEIADLTRMIARLQNEIDAVKGQRANLEAQIAEAEERGELAVKDAKLRIKDLEEALQRAKQDMARQVREYQELMNVKLALDIEIATYRKLLEGEESRLSSGGASATIHVQQTSGGLSSGFSGSGSGFGYGGGYGGGFSSSSGFGGGSGYGGSSISKTSVTSVSSKRY; from the exons ATGTCAAGCACCAGGTCTTTCAGCTACAGCATCGGTGGTGGTGCTGGTAGTGGTGGCTCCATCAGGAAGTCTTACTCCAGCCAGTCAGCCTATGCAGTTCCCGTCGGCTCTAGCAGAGTGAGCGTGTCCAGTGTCAGGAGATCTGGAGTGGGTGCTGGTCCAGGCTTCGGTGCAGGATTCGGTTCTGGAGGTGGCAACTACggcttcagcagcagcagcagcatgagTGGAGGCTATGGTGGTAGCTTTGGTGGAAGTGGTGGCTTCATTCCACCTCCCATCACTGCTGTAACCGTCAACCAGAGCCTGTTGGCCCCCCTCAACCTGGAAATTGACCCCACAATTCAGGCTGTCCGCACACAGGAGAAAGACCAGATCAAGACCCTCAACAACCGTTTCGCCTCCTTCATTGACAAA GTGCGTTTCCTGGAACAGCAGAACAAGATGCTGGAGACCAAATGGAGTCTCCTCCAGGAACAGACCACGACCCGCTCCAACATCGACGCTATGTTTGAGGCCTACATTTCTAACCTGCGCAGACAGCTCGATGGCCTGGGAAAtgagaagatgaagctggaagGAGAGCTGAGGAACATGCAGGGCATGGTTGAGGACTTCAAGAACAA GTACGAAGATGAGATCAACAAGCGTGCTTCAGTAGAGAATGAGTTTGTTCTGCTCAAGAAG GATGTTGATGCAGCCTACATGAACAAGGTTGAGCTTGAAGCCAAGGTTGATGCTCTTCAGGATGAAATCAACTTCCTCAGGGCAGTCTATGAGGCT GAACTGCGTGAGCTCCAGTCTCAGATCAAGGACACATCAGTTGTTGTAGAGATGGACAACAGCAGAAACCTGGACATGGACGCCATTGTGGCTGAAGTTCGTGCTCAGTATGAGGACATCGCCAACCGAAGCCGTGCCGAAGCAGAGAGCTGGTACAAACAGAAG tttgagGAGATGCAGAGCTCTGCTGGTCAGTACGGTGAGGACCTCCGCTCAACCAAGGCTGAGATCGCAGACCTCACCCGCATGATCGCCCGCCTGCAGAACGAGATTGATGCCGTCAAGGGACAG CGTGCCAACTTGGAGGCTCAAATCGCTGAGGCTGAGGAGCGTGGAGAGCTGGCAGTGAAGGACGCCAAGCTCCGCATCAAAGACCTTGAGGAAGCCCTCCAGAGGGCCAAGCAAGACATGGCCCGCCAGGTGCGCGAGTACCAGGAGCTCATGAACGTCAAACTGGCCCTGGACATTGAGATCGCCACCTACAGAAAGCTGCTggaaggagaggagagcag ACTGTCCAGCGGTGGAGCTTCAGCCACCATTCATGTGCAGCAGACCTCTGGAGGTCTCTCATCTG GTTTCTCTGGTAGCGGCTCTGGATTCGGCTATGGCGGTGGCTATGGCGGTGGTTTCAGTAGCTCTTCAGGATTTGGTGGTGGATCAGGATACGGTGGTAGCTCCATCAGCAAAACCAGCGTCACCAGTGTCAGCAGTAAACGCTATTAA
- the si:dkey-195m11.11 gene encoding uncharacterized protein si:dkey-195m11.11: MILPNIGALTVVCWIMCVRNAESQAYAPAPTFGYRFRINESNIELNTIVEVACSTTWNAPYPITLSVGRLESPSQTPETSEAWVTSDVINHSDVKYFTIPATAKFEGKIVCWYKSTKTHLKNPYSELSSPITLVVSALPHPKVTVQPKLFRKGENYNVYCDSGDILATNFTLSLYYRLLPVTPGTNWTLAGSVFLTNVTSIVLRQTNVVVPIEFACSMEMLYNGKLLHSSLSNSEQAIPEELPVRLWEQERGESCLGYLDITLKGKWEPVCQKEIDTTADSSAAAATAEVVCRELGCGHVLKWERLLDNRRQFTQTVGGIRCTGEEKKIKDCSVEEIDVCRQRGTLYIVCSDALPRPKLSVDRYGPDPKLYVTDKENMKIFCSIHSAYLKSDDYGYFEFRKDGAYLTQRPNMPGYPAFFTEDAPVPQGEYECVFHLVSSKIKPVSQPSNSVFIYIYIPPDPVPIVTGVLTTAVGLAVLVYICVYRTAAKEEQPDECPQTSSENPYAGHSSQQLEA; encoded by the exons ATGATTCTTCCCAACATAGGAG CGCTAACTGTGGTGTGCTGGATAATGTGTGTGAGAAACGCAGAGTCTCAGG CATATGCTCCAGCCCCTACATTCGGATATAGATTCAGAATAAATGAAAGTAATATTGAGCTAAACACTATAGTAGAGGTTGCTTGTAGCACCACCTGGAATGCTCCGTATCCTATAACTTTGTCTGTGGGCAGGTTGGAAAGCCCCTCGCAGACTCCAGAAACCTCAGAAGCCTGGGTGACATCTGACGTCATCAATCATTCAGATGTCAAATATTTCACAATCCCTGCAACGGCCAAGTTTGAAGGAAAAATTGTATGCTGGTACAAATCCACTAAAACTCACTTAAAGAATCCATATTCTGAATTAAGCAGCCCTATAACCTTAGTCGTAT CTGCTCTCCCTCATCCCAAAGTGACTGTGCAACCCAAACTTTTTCGTAAGGGTGAAAATTACAATGTATATTGTGACTCAGGCGATATCCTAGCCACAAACTTCACACTGAGTCTGTATTACCGCCTCCTCCCCGTCACCCCTGGCACCAACTGGACCCTCGCTGGTTCAGTGTTTCTCACAAATGTCACCAGTATCGTTTTAAGACAGACAAATGTTGTTGTCCCAATAGAGTTTGCCTGCAGTATGGAGATGTTGTACAATGGGAAACTCTTACATTCATCTCTGTCCAACAGTGAACAGGCCATCCCAG AAGAGCTTCCGGTTCGGCTCTGGGAGCAGGAACGTGGCGAGAGCTGTCTAGGATATCTGGATATCACTCTCAAAGGCAAGTGGGAACCTGTTTGTCAGAAGGAAATCGATACCACAGCCGATTCATCTGCCGCTGCTGCCACAGCTGAAGTGGTGTGCAGGGAACTGGGATGTGGGCATGTGCTGAAGTGGGAAAGGCTTTTGGACAACAGACGGCAGTTCACACAGACAGTTGGGGGCATCAGATGCACTGGGgaagaaaaaaagatcaaagaTTGTTCAGTGGAGGAAATTGACGTTTGCAGGCAGAGAGGCACTCTCTATATTGTTTGCTCAG ATGCATTGCCCCGTCCTAAACTGTCTGTGGATAGGTATGgtcctgaccccaaactttatgTCACGgacaaagaaaatatgaaaatcttCTGCTCCATCCACTCAGCTTATTTAAAATCAGACGACTAT GGGTACTTTGAGTTTCGAAAGGATGGTGCATATTTGACTCAGCGTCCAAACATGCCAGGCTACCCCGCATTTTTCACAGAGGATGCCCCAGTGCCTCAAGGAGAGTATGAATGTGTATTCCATCTTGTGTCTTCTAAAATTAAACCAGTGTCTCAGCCCAGCAATTCAGTCTTCATTTACA TATACATTCCTCCAGATCCAGTGCCAATTGTTACAGGTGTTCTCACAACTGCTGTTGGGTTAGCAGTTCTGGTGTATATTTGTGTATACAGGACCGCGGCAAAAGAGGAACAGCCCGATGAATGTCCACAGACCAGTAGTGAAAATCCATATGCCGGCCACTCATCTCAGCAACTGGAAGCCTAA
- the ankrd33ab gene encoding photoreceptor ankyrin repeat protein has protein sequence MAAVQRSAFVDPNLGSGPDEDEISLLEEESDSGSLLSDDSVLPDYEQEERKKGTANTLYEACVQNDPEALKRVLERGVTYDEVMEVDLNGRNGLMVAAYKGFLPVVYELHGCPHLDINHQDNEGNTALMIAAQAGHVSICNYIMNYFPGAETEIRDYRGFTALIKAAIQGRNDVVAALIMHGADVKAVDSNRGKCARDWALKTGRFDTLNRLRHLALHPTAEQFCDTYVPEWPNLKVLVSKATANKSASQKLTHRLKGTFGFSFPRDPQENGVMDHMVRMTTSLHSPLIATATRPLCPSSPPQMGKRRLAVAELMQKYSQKQLEESSLCHRNSSISFISSSVHSAESVSLSCCADTERRGSVLSIAQSGMRTFIPRSMASRRNSIFPSGCIPQIEVTKSSEPTPKKEKKKKKQKGYLEPPKWKYKEAKDEKKKEKKALKEKEEKEKEKEKKSKDKDKGKRKKEKA, from the exons ATGGCAGCAGTTCAAAGATCTGCCTTTGTGGACCCAAATCTGGGGTCAGGCCCGGACGAGGATGAAATCTCATTGTTGGAAGAAGAGTCGGACTCTGGAAGCTTGTTGTCCGATGATTCTGTTCTTCCGGATTATGAACAAGAGGAAAGGAAAAAAGGAACTGCCAACACACTATATGAGGCTTGTGTCCAAAATGACCCAGAGGCACTGAAGAGAGTGTTGGAACGAGGTGTGACCTATGATGAGGTCATGGAAGTTGACCTTAATGGCAGG AATGGACTGATGGTGGCTGCATATAAAGGCTTTCTTCCAGTTGTTTACGAGTTGCACGGCTGTCCACATCTGGATATTAACCACCAAGACAATGAAGGCAACACTGCTTTAATGATCGCAGCTCAAGCTG GTCATGTCTCCATATGTAACTACATCATGAATTACTTCCCTGGAGCAGAGACAGAGATCAGAGACTACAGAGGATTCACTGCCCTCATTAAAGCTGCCATACAGGGCAGGAATGATGTGGTGGCAGCTCTTATAATGCACG GTGCTGATGTAAAGGCTGTAGACTCCAACCGTGGTAAATGTGCACGTGACTGGGCACTGAAAACAGGTCGCTTTGACACGCTGAATCGTCTGCGCCACCTTGCGCTCCATCCAACAGCTGAACAGTTCTGTGACACCTACGTTCCAGAGTGGCCCAACCTTAAGGTGCTGGTCAGCAAAGCAACAGCCAATAAGAGTGCCAGCCAGAAGCTGACTCATCGTCTCAAGGGTACTTTTGGTTTCAGTTTCCCACGTGACCCGCAGGAAAATGGTGTCATGGATCACATGGTGCGAATGACCACCAGCCTACACAGCCCACTCATAGCCACGGCCACACGGCCGCTGTGCCCAAGCAGCCCTCCACAGATGGGTAAACGTCGGCTTGCTGTGGCTGAACTGATGCAGAAGTACTCACAGAAGCAGCTGGAGGAGAGTTCACTGTGCCATCGAAACAGCTCCATCTCCTTCATTTCTTCTTCTGTCCACTCGGCTGAGTCTGTCTCTTTGTCCTGCTGTGCCGATACAGAGAGACGCGGCAGTGTGCTGTCCATTGCTCAGTCTGGAATGCGCACATTCATTCCTCGTAGTATGGCATCAAGGCGCAATAGCATCTTCCCCTCTGGCTGTATCCCACAGATTGAAGTTACTAAATCCTCTGAGCCCACCCCaaaaaaggagaagaagaaaaaaaagcagaaaggTTACCTGGAGCCTCCAAAGTGGAAGTATAAGGAGGCCAAGGAtgagaagaagaaagagaagaaagcaTTGAAGGAAAAGGAAGAGAAGGAAAAGGAAAAGGAGAAGAAAAGCAAAGACAAGGataaaggaaaaaggaaaaaggaaaaagcGTGA